CGCGACGACATGCGTGCCGGCCCACACGGCGACCGTCAGCGCGAGCGCCACGATAGTTCCGAGTGCGCGTCTCATGGCATTCACCGCACTCATGGCGATTTCGTCGGCGGAGTGGGTTTTTCCGCCGAGGCATCGGTGTGGAACGGGTCCTCTATGCCGCGCACGGGCCGCCCGCGTTCGAGCGCCACGACGCGCCGATGGCGCACCTCCTCGCAATAGCGGTCGATCGCCGGGTTGATGCGGTCGAGCACGAATCCCGGAACGACGCCGAGGACGAGGACCGCGAGGAGAAGGATCGTGATCGGCGCCGTTTCTCGCCAGCTCATCGTGCGCTTCGCGAGGCGTACGTAGGCGACGGGCGGCGCGGCGTCTGGCGCGGCGCGACGCTGCAATGCGATCAGCGCGACCGTGATCGGCGCGAGGCCCAGCGCGCCGACGAAGGTCAGGCCGGGCAGTTCGTCGAACGCGCCGGCGAGCGTGAGCACCTGCGCCACGAATCCGGCCGTTCCCGGCATGCCGGCGAGGGCGAGGATCCCGATCGCCGCCATCGTCGTCAGTTGCGGCATCTCGGTCGCCACCGTCGCCAGCGACCAGTGCCCGCGCGCCGAGAGCGCGGCCAGCACGAGGAACAGCGCACCCATGACGAGCCCCTGGCTGAGCATCAGCACCATCGCGCCCGCGACCGCGGGTCGCGAGAGGCTGACGAGACCCACGACCATCAGCGAGCCGAGCGCCGTGCAGATGTGCGCGAACATGCGGACCGGGTCTTCGTCGGTGTAAGCGAGGAACCCCAGATACACGAGGCCGATCGCCGCGAACCAGCCGGCGGGCGGCCCGAGCGCGGCGGATGCGTCGGGGAAGAGAGGAAATGCGAATCGCCAGATGCCGTATGCGGCGAGATACGACACGAACGGATAGAGCAGCGTCGCCACGGTCGGCGGGCTCGCGGCCGCAAGCTCGGTGGACCACCGATGGGCGGGCACGAGGCCGATGCGCCCCCCGAAACCCGCCACCATCGCCAACGCAAGGGCTTGACGATCCGACCCGGACACCTCGATCGCCGCCGACACCAGCCGGGGCAGATCAAACCCCGCCCCTCCCCCGATCCAATGCAGATGAAACGCGACGAACCACAACGGCAGCGCGAAAAGCACATGCCACACGCACGCCCGGCGCACCGCGCCGGCCGCCTCGACGCGGCTCGACGCCGACGCGATCAGCAGCAGCGCGAGCGCGGTGTCGGAGGCCGCCAGGAACACGAACAGGTCGGTCGAGAGAACCGCGGCGAGCGCGGCGCCCAGCGCGCCGAGCGCCAGCGGTTCGAATCGCTCGCGCCGTTCACGGGGAAAGAGCATCACGACGAATCCGAGCCCGGTGAACAAGGACGCAAGCAGCAACGCAACGCCGTCGGCCGCGGGCGCCCAGCGCACCGACCATGCGGCCACGAGCGAGCGCGCCGGGGCGTCGATCCACTGCGTGGCCGGGTCGTCGATCTGCGGATGATGTCCCGCGAAGAGCGTCAACGCGACCGCGAGCGAAGCGGCGCACGCGGTCGCGGCGACGGACGCACGCCCCGTGGCGAAGCGCGCGGGAATCAGGGCGCACACGACGGCGCTCACGAGCGGGATCACGACGATGGCGTCGAGCGCGGTCATGTGCTCACCCGACCTGCCGCCAGACGGCGAGCGCGACCAGCAGCGCGACCAGGGCGATGGCGACCGCGCCGGTGGGACGCGAGCCGATCCGTGACACCGCGCCGGCCGCAGCGAGCGCCGCCTTCGCCGGGCTCTCCGTCAGATGACGCAGCAATGTGTCGTCGAGAAACTCGCGAAAGAACGACCCGACGTGGCGATACGCGCGCGCTTCCATCAGGTCCGCTTCGCGCCCGGCGCGCGCATATCCCGCCAGATGCGTCATCGAGACGATCGCCGCGAGGCCGCAAACGAGGGCGAGCACCGACGGCGGGACGGACTTCACGAGCGCGTCGAGCCGCCAGCCCACGTAGACCATTGCACCGAGCGGCGCGACCGCGTTCGGCATGCCCGGTCCGCTGCGGATCGCGACGCCCAGCAGAAGGAGCGCCGCGCCCGCGCGCATCGAGATCGCCGGACCGGCGGACGCGAGCGTCTCCGCCGCGATGCCCTTATAGGACAGCGTCCCGAGCGCGGCGTAGATGAGCAGGGTGCCGATGATCGCCATGGCGTCGCCCGCGCCATGAATGAGCAGGACGTGCAGGTGGCGTTCGTGATCGGTGTCGGGACGCACCCGCCACCAGTGGGCGATCGCGGACAGCGGTCCCATGGCGACAAGCGCCGCGACGACCGGAATCAGATTGTCGGACAGCACGAAGAGCAGGTTGGCGGTGAGCATCGCGGCGAGTGCGCCGCGCAGGCGCTCATCCCATCCGCGCCGCCATGCAACCCACTGTTGCGCGGACCCGACGAACGCAAGTCCGAGGCAGATGACGCCCGCAGCCGTGTCCATGCGCAGGCTGAAATCGGCGTGGAGCGATCCGGCCGAGAACCAGTCGCCGTAGTAGACGTAAAGCTGGGCTGCTCCGAGCGGAACGAAAAACCGCCGGTACACGATGCCCGCCATGATGACGACGCATAGCGATGTCGCGATCGGCGCGGCCGCGCCGAGCAGCCGCCCTGGCCGGGAGCCGCGTCCGGGCGAGAGCGACGTGAGCACTCCGCCCAGCAGCGGAAGGCCGAATAAAGCGACGAGCAGCCAGTCCATGGAGCCCACCCGGAGGGCTTGCGAAGCGCCGAGCCCCGAAGACACGAACACCCGCCCCGATATCGGGCGGGTGTCCTTTCGAGGAGCCGATCAGCCCCTGATTCACGTCGCTCGCAGCCAGTCGGCGAACCCGACCGGAACCGCGGCGGCGATCATTTCACGGTGACGAGCAGCGTCGCGACGCCGCGATCGAAGTGCGTCGCCTTGATGCGGACGACGTGACCCGTGTCGGTGGTGAACAATCCCAGATCCACCGGACGCAGCTTGGCGGCCGCGTGCACGAAGCGCTTGATGTCGCCCTGGTTGAAGTAAACGTTGCCGAAGTCGGTGGGAAGGGTATAGGTTTCGAGCACCTTGCCCATCAGCATTTCAACTTTTTGTGCCGACGCCGCGTGCGCCGTCGCGCCGATCGCCGCCGTCACCATCATCACCACGACCAAGGCCAGGGCAAACCGTTTCATGGTGCCTCCCGTCTCGCCGACACGCGGTCGGGTTTTTTAGGAAGAATCCGAGCGTTTTTATCACCTTAACGCGAGAACGGTCAAGCTGAATCGAGGGTTTACGCCGGGCCCGTCACTTCGTCTCGGTGGGAGCCGGTCCGGAAGGACTCGCTGAAGGCGCGGGCGCCGCCGCCGACGGAGCAGGAGGCGAACTCGGCACGGGCGGCGATCCCGGCGCCGCGGGCGCGACCGGGACCGGGGGCGCGACGGAAGCCGCACCCTCGGGCGAAGCTCCCGCGGGAACGACGGACGTAACCGCCTTCGGCGCGCGCGGCGCGGGGCCCGCGAGGAGAATCTTGGTCCCTTCGTTCACGCCCTCGACGGCCTTCCCGCCGTCCTTGACGAGAAATTCATACTTCTCGGACTCGCCGTTGATCGCCACCACGTAATGCACCAGCGTGCATCCCGCGCAGTCCGACGGGCCGGGGTACGCGCGCCATCCCTTTTCGTCCACGCGCGCGCCCTTGCCGCGCATCCCGGCCAAACCCTTCGCGATTCGCTCGCTCAACTTGAGGCCATCGCCGACGGTCCAGTTCTGGACCGTGTCGATGGGACCTTTCGCCTGTTCGGTGGGAAGCGATCCGTCGTCCACGGGTTTCTGACACGCGCCGAGCACGGCGACGAGAACGACGGCCACAAAGAGAAGTCGAAGCGTCTTCAAGAATGCCCCCAATATCGCCCTATGAGGGCGAAACGCGATGTCCCATGTCGAATCGCGCCACCATATCGAAAGGTCCGGGGCGGGTCAAACCGGTGTCGGGCAATTCCGACCGCGGACTGACGCGAACCGAGAGTTTCGGCGGGCCGTTCGACTCAGTCTCGCGTGTTCGGGTTCCGGAGGTGTTCCAAGGCAGCGGCAATTCCAGAACGAATTTCGTCGCGCAGGTCCGGGGCAAGTTTTCGGACGGGATCGGGATGGTTCCACGGCGAGCGGTTCGGAACGGGATCATCAGAGGGGTTTCGGGGAATGAGATGGAAATGGACGTGCGGCTCGGCGTTGCCGAGAATCGCGTAGTTGACTCTCGGGACTTTCATCGCGATCGCAATCGCGCGCGCCGCGTGTCGGGCATCGAGAACGAATTCGAACGCAAGCTTTTCCGGGATCAGGGCGAAGTCCTCCGCGTGGTCGTTGAGCGCGAGAATGCAGCGGCCCGGAAAGCGCGCGTCGTTATAGAGTCCGAGCGTGGACACATCCAGTGCAGCAATCGGCAGCCAGAGCGAAAAGCCGCACTGCGCGCACGCATTCGAGTGCGCGGCGGACTCAGCGTTCCGAGAGAGCGAGCTGGACATCGATGCGAATCCCCAAGGCTTCGGCAACTCGAAACGCCGTTTCGAGCGACCAGCGCTGGTGAGCGAAAAGCATCTCGGCACCCGAAGGAACCATTTGGAGCCGATCCGCGATGTCGCGCGGCGTCTTGTTCGCGCGCTTCAACTCTCGGTCCACCTCCTCTCGAATCTGATCAAGGATTTCCACTTCTCTGGGCGTTGACTCGTGAATGACAGGCGCCATGGATTGCCACCTCCTTGAAATCGCATCGGCACGCGCGTCAGAAACTCAAATACTTCCGGCTTTTTTCCTTCAGCAATCCGGACTCGAAAAATAACCGTTCGAGACTCGGCTGCAGTCGCTCCTGTGCCATTTTCCGAAAACGGTCGAACTCCGGAACGATTCCGCTATCCGCAGGGGATTCCACCTTCCGCACTCGTATTCGGAATTCGTCTTGCCCGAGGGCTCCCACGAACTCTTCGGCAACTTCCAGCACGGTTCTGAGATCCTCGTCAAACGGCTTCTCCAAACGGGAGTGGAGCTGGGCCAGGCGCGCAAGCGGCGGCTTCCGAAATTGGTCGTGAAGCCACACGCGCGCCGGGTCTTCCGTGAGAAGCAAAGACGCCATGGTCCCGGCGAACGTCAGTTTTCTCGTGATGATCAGTTTTAGATAGCGCAAGCCCCAGTCGGGTTTGAGCATGTCCCACCGCTTCGCCTGATAGTCCACCGCCAGCGTGCGCCAGTAGCGAATCGTGTCGTTGATCAAGAATCTCGGTGGACCGTTTTTATGTGGATTATCATGTAAATAACGTCCGATAATGGATTGTATAAGTTGATCCCACAAGTCAGGTCGGTAGATCGACCGGCTCTCTTCGTAGAGTAAGACCCTGCGCGTCTGCGTCAGGTTCGTGTCCTGCTCCAATCCTATTCGCTCGAACAAGTCCGCCGCCGCGACGACCTTTCCGAAAATGCCTGTCGCGCCAGGTGCTTTCAAAGCGGTTTCTTTAGAATAATTGTTTACGAAATTATCCATGCTTTTCAGCAGCTTGTGACTGAAATCCAAGTGTCCCATGGGGGGAAGGGCGTAGGCGATGACGAGATAGTCGACATCGCTACCCACGGTGACTTCGCCCCGAGCCACGGAGCCAAGTACGACCACGTCATAGGGGCTTTCGTCGCCGGCCGGCGGGCAAGCCTTCGTCAACTCGGACTCTGCGTCGCGGACGATTTGGTCTGCGCGTACGGCTGCCGATTCCAAATGGTCGACGGATATGTCGAGAGCCTCCGCAGCCTCGCGGATGTCCGAATGCAGTGCGCTTGGCATGGTCAAACCCGTTTACCACGCGGACCTCGCCCATGTCCACGTTTTCGATCCCTCAATTCCAAGTGTTGGCGGCTACGCCGGAGGCTAGTATAACATGGCAGCGGTTCGATCGGAGACAGCCATGACCGACGCCCCACGCGGGACCGACGCGCCGCGCATCATCGACGTGTGGATGCAGCACCCCAACCTGGCGTTCGCCAATCACCCGATCTTCGAATCGCTGCGCCGCTGGATGGGCGTCACCTCGTTTGTCGACACGGTCCCCATCGAGGTCACGCTCGGCGCGATGGACGCCGCCGGAATCCAAAAGGGCCTCATCTGCGCGTGGTGGGGACCGGGCGGGCCGCTCATCACGAACGACGAGGTCGCCGCGCTCGTCGCCGCGAACCCGGATCGCTTCGCGGCTGTCGCCTCGGTGGATCTGTATCGCCCGATGGAAGCGGTGCGCGAGCTGCGCCGCTTGGTCAAGCAGCGCGGTTTCATCGCCGTTCGGCAACTCCCGTGGTTCTGGAACCTGCCGCCGACGGACCGCCACTTCTATCCGATTTACACGGAGTGCGTGGAGCTGGGGATTCCGATCTGCGTGCAGGTGGGGCACACGGGGCCGCTGCACCCCTCCGAACCGGGTCGGCCGATCCCGTACATCGACGAGGTCGCTCTCGATTTTCCCGAACTCACCATCGTCTGCGGCCACATCGGTTACCCGTGGACGCAGGAGATGATCGCGGTGGCCACCAAGCACCCAAATGTGTACATCGACACTTCGGCTTACACGGTCCGCCGCTATCCGCGCGAACTCGTCGAATACATGCGCACCAACGGCAAGCGCAAGGTCCTGTTCGGGTCCAACTATCCGATGATCGCGCCGACGGTCTGCCTGGAACACCTCGACGATCTCGGTCTCGACGATGAGCGCCGCGAGCTGTTTTTGTGGGGCAACGCCGAGCGGGTCTTCCGGATCGGGGCGTGAGATCGGCGCCAGAAGTCGGAGACTTCGGGAAAAAGCGCAGGATTTTCAAAGACTTGACAATTTACTCAGGTTATTGAGTAATTTACCTCAGGACATTGAGCAGATTGTCGAAGAGGCTTCGACACCGACCCGGCCCTACTCGTCCTCGTCGAGATCGCCGGGGGCGCGGTCCTGCACGTAAGGTTCGCCGCGCTCCAGCGCGCGCTGCGCCCGGGCGAGTTCGACCCCCATGTAGGCCGCGTGGTCCATTCGCGACACGTGGTTTCGCGCGAGCGATTCCAGGTAGATCCACTGCGCGTCGATCCCCTCGATCACGTCGCCCAGCAATCCTTCGGCGCTGTAATGCTCGAGCACGATGCACCCGCGCGCGCGGTCCGGGTAAATGACGAGGAAGCCTGCCGGGTCCTTCACGAGCTTGCCCGGGCGGCCCGCCACGATGGCCGCAGGCCGTGAATAGCCCGCCACGCCCTCGAAGGGGCCCGGGTTGCGAGCGGCCAGTTCTCCGGCGAGCGACGCGATCGCATCCGCGTCCGCGAGCCCCACGCGGTCGATCATCTCGACCTGATTTCGGAACAGTTCGATCTGTTCACGGGTGACGTTGCGCAGCACCGCGCGCTTGCCCGGCGCGCCCACGATCGCGCCGTCGCCGTTCACGCCGTTTTTCGCGAGGGCGAGCAGGCTGCGTCCGGGAAAGTGGCCCACCGCGCGTTTCGCATCCTCGCCGCACACGATCAGAAAACGCAGGTGCGGTTGCGCGAGCGTATTCGCGATCACCCGTTCGATGCCGAGGTTCTCCGTGTACATCGTCCCCGCCATTGCGATGTGGGGCGACGCCGCGCGCTCGATCTCGGCGGGGAGGTCGGGGCTGCCGAGCGTGCACACCGCGACGGGCGCGCCCGTGTTGAGCAACCGGTAGTCGCCGGGCAGCGGCGGCTCGCCGGCGTGCGCGGGCTTGATCGGCGAGGGCGGGCCATCCGGCCCGAACAGAGCCAGCGCCTGCACGGGCCAGCACTCGGCGCAGCCCAAACAGTCGTACCGCCGCGGCTCCATCGCGAGCACGGCCTCGTCGAGCAGATCGGCGAGATGGGCGCGCACTCCATCGATCGCCGCGAGACCGGCGATCGATTCGGCGAGGCAACCGCACACGCGGCACTTCGGCGCGTCGATCGCGAGGCGCAACTTTTCGCGCGCCGAGGCGACGTCGCGCGCCGCAGAGATGGCATCCGAGTTCGACATGCGAGTCACTTCTAGGCGCAAGGCGGCGCGGCGACAAGGGGGCTCGTCACGAAGAACAGAAAGTTCGGAAAAAATTCATCGGGCGTTCGTCGCGCGCAACCGGTTGCGCGACGAGAAAATCGATCTGGACGTATTTTTCTTTTGACAACGGCCCACCTGCGGTGCAACGTAACGGAGTCCTCACAGTTTGAAGCGGTGCGCGTCTTCGCGCAATCGGGCGGGTTAGTCACAATACGCGGAGGGACAAGTCATGATTTTGCGACGTGGGTGGTGGCTTCTCCTGGTGGCTTCTGTTCTCATGGTGTCGTCGGGTGTTGTCGGATGCGGATGCGGCGACGATGACGACGACGACAGCGGGGGCGGCGGCGACGACGATACGGACGACGACACGGATGACGATGTCGGCGACGACGACACCGGCGACGACGACACGGCGGACGACGATACCGACGATGATACGGACGATGACGCCGACGACGACACGCAGCCCCAATGTGTTGATGCCGACGGCGACACGCACGGCGAAAATTGCGACGCGGGCCCCGACTGCGACGACGCCGACGAGAACAATTGGGATTCGTGCGCGTCGTGCGTGGACAACGACGGTGACCTCGTCTTCGCGGGTTGCGATGCCTACGACACGATCGACGGGCCCGACTGCAACGACTTCGACCCCGACATGTGGCAGTTCCTCACGGGCTACACCGACGAGGACGGCGACCTGTACCCGGGCACGCCGAACGAGGTGTGCGCGGGAGGATTGCTGCCGGTCGGGTATTACCCCGAATCGACCGATTGCGACGACGCCGACATCCTCGTGAATCCCTCCGGCGTGGAACTTCCCGACGACGGTATCGATCAGGATTGCTCGGGCGAGGATTATACGTCCGCCGATTCAAACGGCTACTTCGTGGACGGCGCAGGCGGCAACGACGCGAATCCGGGAACGAAGGAGTTCCCCGTGGAAACGATCGCGCAGGGTGTGATGCTCGCCTCGGTGACGGACGGCGGAACGAACGTGTACATCGCGGAAGGCGTGTACACCGAGGACGTCACCACGACGGTCGCGTCCCTATACGGCGGATACAACGGCACGGACTGGTCGCGCGACATTGAGACCTACGAAACCGAGCTCATCGGCTCGGTCGATGCCGGTTTGACTGTCGGGGGGGCGACGGATGTCGCGGTGGACGGCATGACGCTCCGGGGCAGCGATGCGATCGCAACGAGTTCGACGGGTTTGGTCGTCATCCTTTCCAACGGCGTACGGATCAGCAATTGCCGCATCTTCGGCGGCGACGACAACACCGCGGGCGGATCTTATGGAGCGGCGGTCTTGATGACCTACGACGCCATGCTCGTGAACAACGAGATTTCCGGTGGCGAAAACGCCACGGCCGAGGCGGGTGGAATCTACGCCATCGTGGACGGATTCGACGTGGTGAACAACACGATCTCGGCGGGCGAATCGGGGGTCGGCGCGGTGGGGGCCTATGTCTATTCGCACGGCGACGCGACGATTCGCGACAACGTGGTGGACGGTGGCGAAGCGCCCGGCTCGACGATCACCTGGTTCCAGGGCAACATGACTTCTGACCGGAACGATATTCGCGGCAACACGTTCACCGCCGGCAACTCGTCGGCCGGACCGCGCATGGTCGTTTACCTCTCTTCCGCCTTGCCGGGACAGGTGCTGTTTCAGGATAACCTCGTCGAAGATGTCACATCCGCCGGACCGCTCTATCAGGGTCTGATCTTTCTAGGCCCGGCCAACCTGACGGTCGAGGGGAATCTGGTCGGCGGCTCGAGTAACGCCACGACGGCCCTGTCATACGGCGCGATCGTGGACGGCCCGGGGAACTTCCACTTCGCCAACAACATGTTCGATGGCGGGCAGGCGACGGCGAGCACGACGGCGATGATTCTCGACGTCGACGATCTGGGCGGCGCCTTGGTGAACAACACCTTCGTCGGCGGGGTCTCGGATCTCAACTCGATCGGGGTCTATGTCGATATCGACGGCGTGGGCGGCACGGCGGCGATCGACATGGTCAACAACATCATCGACGCCGGATCGGGCTCGGCGAACATCTATTCCCTGTATCTGGGCCAGGCGACGGAAGCGGGACTCATGCGCCTGCACGGCAACGACCTCACGGGCGCCTCACCCGATTGCCTCATCTACGCGAGCACCGGCGCGGAGTGCACCACGACGATCGGCGACGTGCACGATTGCGACTGGCACGACTGCGGCGCGGCGGACGGAAATCTGAACGTCAGTCCGCAGTACGTGAACGCCGCCGCGAATGACTACCACCTCGCCTCGGGCAGCGCGTTGCGCGACGCGGGAGTCAATCCGCTGATGTACGTCGCGGATCCGTTCGGGTTCGCATGGCGGGATTTCGAAGGTGATGTCCGGCCCGCGGTCTCGACGTGGGATATCGGCGCGGACGAGTTCATTCCGTAAGCGCGACGTGGCCAAACGAACGGGCGGCCCGCTTCGGCGGGCCGTTCGTCATTCCACGGTGTGGATCTCGATGCCCAGCCCGCGCGCCTTTTCGACGAACGCTGACGGGTCGTCCACAATACGCTCGGGCGCGTACACGCCGCCGGGTTTGCCGTCGAATTCACCCGCGAGCAGCCCGCGCACCGCCAGGTAGCACGGCACCGAGGTAATGTGCGCGATGTGGCCGACGTAGGTGTAGATCCGCTCGGCGAACTGGCCTTGGTGCGTGCCCGTCACCTCGATGCGCCCCACCGACTTGTTCGGGTCGCTCGACCCCGAAAACAGCGGCAGGAACGGCGACATGAACTTGAGCGTGGCCGAGCGCCGGGCGTGCGTCTTCGTGATGCCGAACTGCGAGAGGAACGAGACGAAGGGAAAGATCCACGCGGGATTCGTTCCCCCGTGCAAACTCACGTAACGCAGCCCCGGCAGGAACATCGGCAGCGTTACCGATTCGGCGTGACCCGTATAGAAAACCGGGATCTCGCAAACGGGCTCGGGGAAGTTCACGAGTTTCTTGCCGTCGCCGGTCTGCACCCACGCACGTCGGCCGTCGCGCCACTGAAGCGTCTTGCCGGTCATGAGGTGCATGACGTGCAGGATATTCGCCGGGCCGACCTTTTCGTTGCTGCCCGCGCCCCAATTCACGCGGATCTCACGCGGTGTGTCCATCGAGAGGTAACCGACCTTGGCGAGGATCTGCGTGAGGCCGGGGGAGTTGCCGAATCCGGAGAGAATCTTCACATTCGCCGCGCGGGCCGCGTCCTCGAGTTCCCAGACATTCAGGAACGCGTCGTAGTCGTCGGCGATCGAGACGTAAGGCACGCCGGCCTCGATCGCCGCCGCCGCGCAAGGTTTCTCGAACCGGTAAAATGGCCCGATGTAATTGACGACGCACTCGTGTCCGGCCATCGCGCCGACGAGCTGGTCGTGCCACGACGCGTCGACCTCGATACCGCGAAATCGCGGTCCCCACTGGGCCGCCACGGTGCGGGCGCGCTCGCCGGAGATGTCGGCGAGGGTGATGGACTCGATGACGTCGTCGTCGCGAAGAAGCGGAAGCATCGCCGCGGCCATTTCGCCGCAACCGCCGAGAAACAGCACTTTCATGATTCACCCCAAAGAAAGCATGCGCTCGCACGCGGATGCGCCGGGATGATAGGACAACGCCGCGTACGTGACCAGAGAAAACACGCGTCGTGGGCGGTTAAAACTCGAATTCGGAATTGACGACGACGAGCCGCTCGGGATCGCGCTGAACCGTTTCGCCGGCGATGTCCGTCCAGCGTTCCTCAAAGCGGTTCTCGCGCCCGTTCACGCAGAAGCGCACGCCCTCGATCGGCTTCACCCAGATTCCGGCCAGCACGCTCGTTTCCTCGTCGCGGTAGCCCTCGCCGGTGTCGGCATCGTTGGTGTCGTCCGGATCGAATCGGTCGAATCGCGCGACGAGTCCGAAGTTCGTCCACAGACGCGTATCGGCCCAGAATGACAGCACCGTGCTCGTGATTTCCGGAACGGCGAGGTCATCGCTCGTCACGTCGCGTCGGATGTATTCGCCCGTCACCGATGCGCCGAAGGCGTCGTTGAAGTTGACGTCGTACTGCGCGAGCCCCTCGAGCACCGTGTGCGCCACCTCGGGAGATTCGGCCTCGACCAGGTCGCGCCGCCAGAAGCCCATCACCTTCGCCCCCGCCATCCATCGCGACATGGCGAAGGGCGCGAGATGCACGCGCGCCTCGAACGCCTTGCCCGCGCCGGTTTCCGCCGCGCGCCCGCCCTCGCCGTTGAGCGCCGTCAGCCGGTAACCGCCGAAACCGCCCGGGAACTCGCCCCAGAGCGAAACGCCCATGTCACCGTACGGACTGCGCGAGAGCCGCCGGTCGAACATCGGATACTCCTGCACATACCGATGACGCCAGAATTTCGAGATGCCCGACGTGTAGGCGTCGGAGATCAGGCCGAAGTCGAGCTGCAGGTAGCGGAACTGCGTGTAACGCAGGTATGCCTTGTAAACGATCACGTCGTACGAGCCGCTGCGCGCCGTTCCGTAGTCGCGGAGCACTTCGACCTGCGACTCGTCCTCGGGGGTGGCGGGGTCATCCGCCTCGCCCGAATCGACCATGGCGGTTTCGAGATCGCGCGTGCGCACCGCGCCGAAGATCAAGTGCCCGCCCCAGCGCTCGGTCAACTGCCCGTCGAGGCCGATCCAGATGCGGTTCAGTTCAAAAGCGGAACGGTCGTTGTCGCCGAATCGTGGGTCGTGTTCGTTGTAGCCTGAGACATTGTACTCGTAGTTCGCGAAGACCTCGGCCCAGGGTTCGACTTCAACCGGTCTTGCGTCGGCCGCGCCGGCAAACACCGTGACGACGAATACCGCCGCCACCATTGCCCGAACACGAAGGTGCACCATGGTTTCGCCCACCCGCCGTTCTCCGCAATACAAGGGAAGCCCCGAAGAAATCGACGCAGCATAGCGTTCGGTCGTGGGGGAGTCCACCAAATCGGCTGCGGTCGACATCCCCTGCCTCCGCGCCCAAAAATCCAAAAAGCTCGCGGAGTTACTGAGCCATTCGCGCTCTGAAAAAAACGTGTGATGTCCTGCGTCCGGGGTTCGGCAAATAATCTCTGCCCCGGCCGGGATGGATTGGCGAGGGTTTGGGAGTTGGGTCGCTTCGATACGCGCGTCGTCCGCGCCGCAAATCATAGTCACATTTTCATTGACAACCGTAATCGACCTGTGTCACCGTCAGTGATATTTTCCGGTGAACGCGCTCGGACAGCTTTGAAACGAGACGCTTCGTCGAATGATCGGGAACCCGAAAACCATCGCCCTCCGCGCCTTCAACGCACCAATTTGGTTGTGCATCTTCGCGGTGCACCTCGCGCTCGTTTTTCTTCTCCTCCCCGCCTGCGATTGTGAATCGCCCGATTCATCCGACGAAGCCTTGGCGAAGTCGGACGACGATTCCTCCGATGACGACGCCGACGACGACGCGGGCACGACGACCACCACGTCGCCGACCACAACAACCGGACCATCGACCAGTTCCACGACGACCGTCGTGCCGACGAGCTCGACCACGACCACGATCCCCGGTTCGGGCACGGCGTGCGATCCGTTTCGCTACACCGCCGTCGACGGCCCGGACGTTCCCGATTTCGGCCCGTGGCCCGAATACACGATCGGCGCGATCACATATCGGCAGTATATCTCCGGCAGCGCGGGCGTGGGACGGAACGCCGTAGCACTCGATGCCGACGGACGCACGTGGGTGTTCGGCATGGTCGG
Above is a window of Deltaproteobacteria bacterium DNA encoding:
- a CDS encoding saccharopine dehydrogenase NADP-binding domain-containing protein yields the protein MKVLFLGGCGEMAAAMLPLLRDDDVIESITLADISGERARTVAAQWGPRFRGIEVDASWHDQLVGAMAGHECVVNYIGPFYRFEKPCAAAAIEAGVPYVSIADDYDAFLNVWELEDAARAANVKILSGFGNSPGLTQILAKVGYLSMDTPREIRVNWGAGSNEKVGPANILHVMHLMTGKTLQWRDGRRAWVQTGDGKKLVNFPEPVCEIPVFYTGHAESVTLPMFLPGLRYVSLHGGTNPAWIFPFVSFLSQFGITKTHARRSATLKFMSPFLPLFSGSSDPNKSVGRIEVTGTHQGQFAERIYTYVGHIAHITSVPCYLAVRGLLAGEFDGKPGGVYAPERIVDDPSAFVEKARGLGIEIHTVE